A region of the Equus quagga isolate Etosha38 chromosome 11, UCLA_HA_Equagga_1.0, whole genome shotgun sequence genome:
CCCCAGAAGGCACCCATGGGGCCTCATGAAGTGGAAGCTCTCATTCTCCTCTCAATTTTATTGGTTAATATTCCATCAAATCAATCCATTCCCCAAGAACAATTAATTTCAGTTTCTGAATTTGAGGGTTTAAGAAGGCCTTCCGGAAAGACCAATATAGATGGAAGAGCAGACAGTGCATGAGTCTGGATCTCTGTTTGAAATTGGTTTTACATAACCAGCcttaagaggagaaataaaaagggagaaatggctttctcttcccttcaaGGCAATGTTAGGCCCATAGGGCCACGAAAAAGCCATGGGGGCCTTGGAGGTTACCTGGCCCAAAAGTCTCAACGTACTTGGTTCTGAAGTCATCAGAGGCCAACTTGGCATTGTCGATCTGCACCACCAGCCTGGCATTCTCAGACTTGGCACACAGAATCTGAAAACAAGATTCTACTGTGAGGACCACTTGAACTTGAGAATGTCTTGCTGTTCAAAGACAGCCAGCTCCTGCTGTGCCCGTACATGGgcaccaccctctcaccttctgcTGGAGCTCCTCGATGGTGCGGAAGTAGGACTGGTAGTTGGAGCACAGTTCGGGCTCCTGCTGCTGGCACCGCTCCCGGATGCGGCTCTCCAGCTCCGCGTTCTCCCGCTCCAGCTGGCGCACCTTCTCCAGGTAGCTGGCCAGGCGGTCGTTCAGGAACTGCATGGTCTCCTTCTCGTTGCCATTGAAGGAGCCCTCGCAGAACAAGCCACAGCTGCCCACGCTGGCGGGGATGTTGCAGGCCCCGGGCAGGGTGCAGCCGTGACAGCTGGGGGGCACGCAGGGccgggaggagcaggtggagcgGCAGCTCAGGTTGGACAGGAGGCAGCTGTAAGGCATGGTGCTGTGAGAGTTGATGGAAGAGCAGGTGAGCTGATGGAGGTGGACGTGGATGAGGTTTGAGTCTCTCCTTCCTCCGTGGTCCTTTTATACTCTTAATGGTGGGTGGGGACTAGGCATACAGCATAGTTTCCTTTCCTAATTTTCCAGCTAATTCCTTTCAgctaattttttccccaaaatatgaTAGTTAGATGCTGCCAAAGAGTCCCCTCTCATCCCATAAAATTATTCCACTCAGCTTGTGTCATACCAGGGTCTTCCTGGGTGCTAGTGGTTGGTGAAATCAGGGTGTCATCAGATGGCTTCAAAGAAGGCAGGATCAGCCCAGCCCCAAATGGCTCTCCCCATTACTCAGAAGGGACGACAGCCAGGGACACGGGGTGGAGTTGTTTGGGACTCGTCACTCGTGAGGTTCTGCCGCTAGACTCCCTGGAAAGAGAGTTTGGAGTGAACAATCTTCTGGGTGGCCCTCTTCTCTCCAGTCCACCCACGTTTCAGTGTTCAGTTCAACTTGTCTTTATAGCAGAAACTTGTCGTGTGTTAGCTGCAGGCATCCTGAGCGTTACTCAGTGAGAGTATTGGTTAGGGCTTAGGGCATTTGTCAATACATGGAGAGATTGAATTAAGTGTTGCTGGTTGGGAAAGGAAACCAGCTGGATGGATGAGAATAACGTTAAAGCAGagatcagcaaactatggcccccAGGCCAAGTTCAGCCTGCTgcctttttttgtaaataaagttttgttgggcCACAGCCATGCTCCTTCATTCAGGTACTGTCCACGGCTCCTTTTGTGCTAccatggcagagctgagtagttgcaacagagacaacatgacctgcaaagcctacaatatttcctatctggccctttacagaaaatgtttactTACGCTGAAGCAACAATCTCCCTAAagatgagaaagggaagaaacatCTAGAAGGAAAATTATGCTGGGAATAATCCACAGAGTGAGAGATCCAGTGGCAGTGTTGAAACAAATCTGAAGCATAATACTTCAGACtcaacaagaaaggaaaaccagaaggAGATGCTCAGAGCTATCCACGGTGACCATATCTCaaagtctctggaaatttctCTCACCTTATTCTTAGACTTATTCTTCTTTCTGAGAGCACTGAATACCCCTCGAGGTATGAATCTGCCAGCCTGAGATGCTCTCGGAACAAGGCACAGTGCCCATGAGAGACTGTCACCCCTAAGAAGCGAACACCATCTCTGATGAGTGATCACCTCTCTGTCACCTCTGAGATGAGAGACCGTTTGACTCTTCCAAACCTTTGGAAATCTCCCTATTGCCCAATAATGCATCTTATCAAAGTAGCCCTCCCATCTCAACTTCTGTTCTCTGTCACTCTACCTGTCCTTCATTCCGCACAGAAGCAAAATCAGAGTTCAGAAAGAAGTCCCAAAAGATTATTTGTAGGACACGATGTGAAAGTTAAGTAAGATATTTTGTGTAAAAATGGTTAGAGATGGGGGTGATGATGATTATTTATGTAACCTTCCTCCTACTATTGTTGGCTCAGATGAAGAATTttgtgaatattcagttttctTGAGCAGACACTGGGCACATTGTCCACGCCAACCCAGTGGTGATCAAACCTCATTCACTTATCTTGCAAGCACTAGGGGCACAGAACTATATTAATGGATTAATCAACACAAATGC
Encoded here:
- the LOC124247242 gene encoding keratin, type I cuticular Ha3-I-like, whose protein sequence is MPYSCLLSNLSCRSTCSSRPCVPPSCHGCTLPGACNIPASVGSCGLFCEGSFNGNEKETMQFLNDRLASYLEKVRQLERENAELESRIRERCQQQEPELCSNYQSYFRTIEELQQKILCAKSENARLVVQIDNAKLASDDFRTKYETERSSRQLVEADINSLRRILDELTLCKADLEAQVESLREELLCLKKNHEEEVNSLRSQLGDRLNV